In the genome of Streptomyces collinus, one region contains:
- the mshB gene encoding N-acetyl-1-D-myo-inositol-2-amino-2-deoxy-alpha-D-glucopyranoside deacetylase — MTELPSRRLLLVHAHPDDESINNGATMARYAAEGAHVTLVTCTLGERGEVIPPELAHLSGPALGQHRRRELADAMAELGVHDVRLLGGAGRYSDSGMMGLPDNDDPACFWQADVDEAAAHLVEVIREVRPQVLVTYDDDGGYGHPDHIQAHRVAMRAVERSADAGLPIPKVYWNRVPRPVVEESFARLREDLPGTPFTKAAEVDDVPGVVPEERITTEIDGTAHAGAKAAAMRAHATQITVAGPYFVLSNELAQPILTTEYYELVRGEKVGERETDLFAGVEEAS; from the coding sequence ATGACGGAACTGCCCTCCCGGCGTCTGCTGCTGGTGCACGCGCACCCGGACGACGAGTCGATCAACAACGGCGCGACCATGGCCAGGTACGCGGCCGAGGGTGCCCACGTCACCCTGGTCACGTGCACCCTCGGTGAACGCGGCGAGGTCATCCCGCCCGAGCTCGCGCACCTGTCGGGCCCCGCCCTGGGTCAGCACCGCCGCCGTGAGCTCGCCGACGCCATGGCCGAGCTCGGCGTCCACGACGTCCGCCTGCTCGGCGGCGCCGGGCGCTACAGCGACTCCGGGATGATGGGCCTGCCCGACAACGACGACCCCGCCTGCTTCTGGCAGGCCGACGTCGACGAGGCCGCCGCGCACCTCGTCGAGGTGATCCGCGAGGTACGCCCCCAGGTCCTCGTCACCTACGACGACGACGGCGGCTACGGCCACCCCGACCACATCCAGGCCCACCGCGTCGCGATGCGCGCCGTGGAACGGTCCGCCGACGCCGGCCTGCCGATCCCCAAGGTCTACTGGAACCGGGTCCCCCGGCCGGTTGTGGAGGAGTCCTTCGCGCGGCTCCGGGAAGACCTGCCCGGCACTCCCTTCACCAAGGCCGCCGAGGTCGACGACGTCCCGGGTGTCGTGCCCGAGGAGCGGATCACCACCGAGATCGACGGCACCGCCCACGCCGGGGCCAAGGCCGCCGCGATGCGTGCCCACGCCACCCAGATCACGGTGGCCGGGCCGTACTTCGTGCTCTCCAACGAACTCGCCCAGCCCATCCTCACGACTGAGTACTACGAGCTGGTGCGAGGCGAGAAGGTCGGCGAGCGGGAGACGGACCTGTTCGCCGGTGTCGAGGAGGCCTCATGA
- a CDS encoding DUF6113 family protein encodes MSDRTSILAQPMRPPTAARAAACLGFFVLGAVVGVAGALVQPGWFPGGLLLALAGEAGAVLGATRVLGGRAGGVAVAAGWMLSVVLLTASRTEGDFLFAAGSGSYLFLLGGIAAAVICATLAPGRQPDRDPVRLAK; translated from the coding sequence ATGAGCGACCGGACGTCGATCCTCGCCCAGCCGATGCGGCCGCCCACGGCCGCACGCGCTGCCGCCTGCCTCGGGTTCTTCGTGCTAGGCGCCGTGGTCGGCGTGGCCGGGGCGCTGGTACAGCCAGGGTGGTTCCCGGGCGGGCTGCTGCTCGCCCTGGCGGGTGAGGCCGGAGCCGTCCTGGGCGCCACCCGCGTCCTCGGCGGCCGGGCCGGGGGCGTCGCGGTCGCCGCGGGCTGGATGCTCTCCGTCGTCCTGCTCACCGCCAGCCGCACCGAGGGCGACTTCCTCTTCGCCGCCGGGAGCGGCTCCTATCTCTTCCTGCTCGGAGGCATCGCCGCGGCTGTGATCTGCGCCACCCTCGCCCCCGGGCGGCAACCGGACCGCGATCCCGTCCGACTTGCCAAGTGA
- a CDS encoding ABC transporter ATP-binding protein — MTTTAPVVAFDQVSKAYDAVRAVDGLTLGLSPGQTVALLGPNGAGKSTTLDLLLGLKRPDSGTVRLFGTSPRDAIVAGRVGAMLQSGGLMDEVTVAELVRLACDLHPKPYRPSEVLARAGVAQIADRKVDKLSGGQAQRVRFALATAGDSDLIVLDEPTTGMDVTTRQAFWATMREQADQGRTVLFATHYLEEADAVADRVLVLYRGRLLADGTAAEIKAKAGARRVSFEVAGAIDEPALRALPFLTGIDISGRTVRIQSSDADATVHALYGLGVHPRNLEVAGLGLEQAFVAITTAEEAKSR, encoded by the coding sequence ATGACAACGACAGCCCCGGTGGTCGCGTTCGACCAGGTGAGCAAGGCATACGACGCCGTCCGGGCCGTGGACGGACTGACCCTCGGTCTCAGCCCCGGTCAGACCGTGGCCCTGCTCGGCCCCAACGGCGCCGGCAAGTCCACCACCCTCGATCTGCTGCTCGGCCTCAAGAGGCCCGACAGCGGCACGGTCCGGCTCTTCGGCACCAGCCCCCGGGACGCCATCGTCGCCGGGCGCGTGGGCGCCATGCTGCAGAGCGGCGGCCTCATGGACGAGGTCACCGTCGCCGAACTGGTGCGGCTCGCCTGCGACCTGCACCCGAAGCCGTACCGGCCCTCCGAGGTCCTGGCGCGCGCGGGCGTCGCGCAGATCGCCGACCGCAAGGTCGACAAGCTCTCCGGCGGCCAGGCCCAGCGCGTCCGCTTCGCCCTGGCCACCGCGGGCGACAGCGACCTCATCGTGCTGGACGAGCCCACCACCGGCATGGACGTCACCACCCGCCAGGCCTTCTGGGCCACCATGCGCGAACAGGCCGACCAAGGCCGGACCGTGCTCTTCGCCACCCACTACCTCGAAGAGGCCGACGCCGTCGCCGACCGGGTCCTCGTGCTGTACCGCGGCCGGCTCCTCGCCGACGGCACGGCCGCCGAGATCAAGGCCAAGGCGGGCGCCCGCCGGGTCTCCTTCGAAGTGGCGGGCGCCATCGACGAACCCGCCCTGCGCGCCCTGCCGTTCCTGACCGGGATCGACATCTCCGGCCGGACCGTGCGCATCCAGTCCTCCGACGCCGACGCGACCGTCCACGCCCTGTACGGCCTCGGCGTCCACCCCCGCAACCTCGAAGTCGCCGGGCTCGGCCTGGAGCAGGCCTTCGTCGCCATCACCACCGCCGAGGAGGCGAAGTCCCGGTGA
- a CDS encoding S9 family peptidase — protein MTTEPHSFPRRHARTQRFTLGAPRSFTVAPDGSRVVFLRSGSGTDRANSLWVLDVEDGGERVAADPRALLGGASEDLSPEERARRERSREGGAGIVGYATDSAVELASFALSGRLFAAELRAGTARELPAPGPVIDPRPSPDGRHVAYVARGALRVVGAEGEGDRALAEPESENVSYGLAEFIAAEEMGRSRGFWWAPESDRLLMARVDDTPVQRWWIADPAHPEREPQRVPYPAAGTGNAEVRLFVVGLDGLRTEVAWDRARFPYLAHVHWSAAGAPLLLVQARDQRSQLILAVDADSGATRMVHADEDRTWLDLFPGVPCWSPSGQLVRIADEGGARVLAVGDRPLTGAQLHVRAVLDVSEHDVLISASAGAEAAGEAETGQVHVYRVNELGVERVSQEPGVHAAVRAGAVTVLVSATLNRPGSRAQVLRDGKPTRTVPSYAEDPGMSPRVTLTEGGARRVPCAVLMPRDYDGDTPLPVLMDPYGGPHGQRVVASHNAHLTSQWFADQGFAVVVADGRGTPGRSPAWEKAVHHDFTLSLDDQVEALEDLAKRHPLDLSRVAIRGWSYGGWLAGLAVLRRPDVFHAGIAGAPVTDWALYDTHYTERYLGTPAEHPESYAKSSLVTAEGLSSPAEPHRPLMIVHGLADDNVVVAHALRLSSALLAAGRPHEVLPLSGVTHITPQEQVAENLLLLQVDFLKRSLGMTTA, from the coding sequence ATGACGACCGAGCCTCACTCCTTCCCCCGACGGCACGCCCGTACCCAGCGCTTCACGCTCGGCGCGCCGCGTTCGTTCACCGTGGCGCCCGACGGTTCGCGTGTCGTGTTCCTGCGCTCCGGTTCCGGTACGGACCGGGCGAATTCGCTCTGGGTCCTCGACGTGGAGGACGGTGGGGAGCGCGTGGCCGCCGACCCGCGCGCCCTGCTGGGCGGCGCCTCGGAGGACCTCTCGCCCGAGGAACGGGCGCGGCGCGAGCGCAGCCGTGAGGGCGGTGCCGGCATCGTCGGGTACGCCACCGACTCGGCCGTCGAGTTGGCCTCTTTCGCCTTGTCAGGGCGGCTTTTCGCGGCCGAGCTGCGGGCCGGGACGGCACGTGAGCTGCCCGCTCCGGGGCCCGTGATCGACCCGCGTCCGTCGCCCGACGGGCGGCATGTCGCCTATGTCGCGCGGGGCGCTCTGCGGGTGGTGGGCGCCGAGGGGGAGGGCGACCGGGCGCTCGCAGAGCCGGAGTCGGAGAATGTCTCATACGGACTGGCCGAGTTCATCGCGGCCGAGGAGATGGGGCGTTCGCGGGGCTTCTGGTGGGCTCCGGAGTCGGACCGGCTGCTCATGGCGCGGGTGGACGACACGCCGGTGCAGCGGTGGTGGATCGCCGACCCGGCGCATCCGGAGCGGGAGCCGCAGCGGGTGCCGTACCCGGCGGCGGGCACCGGCAACGCGGAGGTGCGGCTGTTCGTGGTCGGCCTGGACGGGCTGCGCACGGAGGTCGCCTGGGACCGGGCGCGCTTTCCGTACCTGGCACATGTCCACTGGTCAGCGGCGGGCGCGCCCCTGCTGCTCGTACAGGCGCGCGACCAGCGCAGTCAGCTGATCCTGGCCGTGGACGCGGATTCCGGCGCGACGCGGATGGTGCACGCCGACGAAGATCGAACATGGCTTGATCTTTTCCCCGGGGTGCCCTGCTGGAGCCCGTCCGGGCAGCTGGTGCGGATCGCCGACGAGGGCGGTGCGCGCGTGCTGGCGGTCGGGGACCGGCCGCTCACCGGCGCGCAGTTGCACGTCCGGGCCGTGCTGGACGTCTCCGAGCACGACGTGCTGATCTCGGCGTCGGCGGGCGCGGAGGCCGCCGGTGAGGCGGAGACGGGCCAGGTGCACGTGTACCGGGTGAACGAGCTGGGCGTGGAGCGGGTGTCGCAGGAGCCGGGCGTGCACGCGGCGGTGCGGGCCGGGGCCGTGACGGTCCTGGTCTCGGCGACGCTGAACCGGCCAGGTTCGCGCGCTCAGGTCCTGCGCGACGGAAAACCGACCAGGACTGTCCCGTCGTACGCGGAAGATCCTGGTATGTCCCCCCGCGTGACCCTCACCGAGGGGGGCGCACGCCGCGTACCGTGCGCCGTGCTTATGCCTCGGGACTACGACGGTGACACCCCCCTGCCGGTACTCATGGACCCCTACGGAGGCCCCCACGGTCAGCGGGTGGTCGCCTCCCACAACGCCCACCTCACGTCCCAGTGGTTCGCGGACCAGGGCTTCGCGGTCGTGGTCGCGGACGGCCGCGGCACCCCGGGCCGCTCCCCCGCCTGGGAGAAGGCGGTCCACCACGACTTCACACTGTCGCTGGACGACCAGGTGGAGGCGCTGGAGGACCTCGCGAAGCGCCACCCCCTGGACCTGTCCCGGGTGGCGATCCGCGGCTGGTCCTACGGCGGCTGGCTGGCGGGCCTGGCGGTGCTGCGCCGCCCGGACGTCTTCCACGCGGGCATCGCGGGCGCGCCGGTGACGGACTGGGCCCTGTACGACACCCACTACACGGAGCGCTACCTGGGCACGCCGGCGGAGCACCCGGAGTCCTACGCCAAGAGCTCCCTGGTGACCGCCGAGGGGCTCTCCTCCCCCGCCGAGCCGCACCGCCCCCTGATGATCGTGCACGGCCTCGCCGACGACAACGTGGTGGTCGCCCACGCCCTGCGCCTGTCCTCGGCCCTGCTGGCCGCCGGCCGCCCCCACGAGGTGCTGCCGCTGTCCGGCGTCACCCACATCACCCCCCAGGAACAGGTCGCCGAGAACCTGCTCCTGCTCCAGGTCGACTTCCTGAAGCGCTCCCTGGGCATGACGACCGCCTGA
- a CDS encoding ABC transporter permease, with product MNTLIRLELTRALRNRKFLFFSVIYPSVLFLLIAGNADSSSKVPGTGLTVPTYMMVSMASFGALTAVLMGNSERIAKEREGGWVRQLRPTTLPGRGYVLAKTASAAVVSLPSIVIVFAVAAAVKDVRLDAWQWLALTGAIWAGSLVFAALGVAIGYLATGDAVRPITMITYFGLSMLGGLWMPTTSFPGWLQDIAKWLPTHAYAALGRAIEQSRAPHVQDLAVLVVSFVLFAGGAAWLYRKDTLKA from the coding sequence GTGAACACGCTGATCAGACTGGAACTCACCCGCGCCCTGCGCAACCGCAAGTTCCTGTTCTTCTCCGTGATCTACCCGTCGGTGCTGTTCCTGCTCATCGCGGGCAACGCCGACAGCAGCTCGAAGGTCCCCGGCACCGGCCTGACCGTCCCGACCTACATGATGGTCTCCATGGCGTCGTTCGGCGCCCTCACGGCCGTCCTCATGGGCAACAGCGAGCGCATCGCCAAGGAGCGCGAGGGCGGCTGGGTGCGGCAGCTGCGCCCGACCACGCTGCCGGGCCGCGGCTACGTCCTCGCCAAGACCGCGAGCGCCGCCGTCGTCAGCCTGCCGTCCATCGTCATCGTCTTCGCCGTCGCGGCGGCCGTGAAGGATGTCCGCCTGGACGCCTGGCAGTGGCTCGCCCTCACCGGCGCGATCTGGGCCGGCAGCCTCGTCTTCGCCGCGCTCGGTGTCGCCATCGGCTACCTGGCCACCGGTGACGCGGTCCGCCCGATCACGATGATCACCTACTTCGGCCTGTCCATGCTGGGCGGCCTGTGGATGCCCACGACGAGCTTCCCCGGCTGGCTCCAGGACATCGCCAAGTGGCTGCCCACGCACGCGTACGCTGCCCTCGGGCGGGCCATCGAGCAGAGCCGCGCCCCGCACGTCCAGGACCTCGCCGTCCTCGTGGTGTCGTTCGTCCTGTTCGCGGGCGGCGCGGCCTGGCTGTACCGGAAGGACACCCTGAAGGCGTGA
- a CDS encoding CGNR zinc finger domain-containing protein, whose protein sequence is MRAGFPEFRLGSVLATSFTATLTERQGDPVERIPVPQRLVDWLAVNGLAVDSCTTAQLERARELRESIHLAATAAALKEPLPGPAVQVINDRSAEGRAAAILTPDGEREWRLSPSSSVEDALGVIAADAIGILAGERDGRLALCASPTCRAAFFDTSQSRTRKWCEMNTCGNRQKKARFNASQRKRPRPEE, encoded by the coding sequence ATGCGTGCTGGATTCCCTGAGTTCCGCCTCGGCAGCGTGCTGGCCACCAGCTTCACGGCGACCCTGACGGAGCGTCAGGGCGACCCCGTGGAGCGCATTCCCGTGCCGCAGCGGCTCGTCGACTGGCTGGCGGTGAACGGCCTCGCCGTGGACTCCTGCACCACTGCCCAGCTCGAACGCGCCCGGGAGCTGAGGGAGTCGATCCACCTCGCCGCGACTGCGGCCGCGCTGAAGGAGCCCCTCCCTGGGCCCGCGGTCCAGGTCATCAACGACCGCAGCGCCGAGGGGCGGGCCGCCGCGATCCTGACGCCCGACGGTGAGCGGGAATGGCGGCTCAGCCCGAGTTCCTCCGTGGAGGATGCCCTCGGCGTGATCGCCGCCGACGCGATCGGCATCCTCGCGGGCGAACGGGACGGACGACTGGCCCTGTGCGCGTCACCGACCTGCCGCGCTGCCTTCTTCGATACCAGCCAGAGCCGCACCCGCAAATGGTGCGAGATGAACACATGTGGGAATCGGCAGAAGAAAGCACGCTTCAACGCCAGTCAGCGCAAACGTCCCAGACCGGAAGAGTGA
- a CDS encoding ABC transporter ATP-binding protein, producing MAELDKKDESMDATPNVTEVETVEAATEEAAVAALDAPVERGEPILQVRNLVKHFPLTQGILFKRQIGAVKAVDGISFDLYQGETLGIVGESGCGKSTVAKLLMMLEKATSGEIFYKGQDITKLSGRALKAVRRNIQMVFQDPYTSLNPRMTVGDIIGETFEIHPEVAPKGDRRRKVQDLLDVVGLNPEYINRYPHQFSGGQRQRIGIARGLALNPEIIICDEPVSALDVSVQAQVINLMEKLQNEFNLSYLFIAHDLSIVRHISDRVGVMYLGKMAEIGTDTEIYDHPTHPYTQALLSAVPVPDPESREGRERIILTGDVPSPANPPSGCRFRTRCWKAEDKCAQEVPLLAVPERFKGEDTPAAHESACHFAEEKDVVHAA from the coding sequence ATGGCTGAGCTGGACAAGAAGGACGAGTCCATGGACGCCACCCCCAACGTCACCGAGGTCGAGACGGTCGAGGCCGCGACCGAGGAGGCGGCGGTGGCCGCGCTCGACGCGCCGGTGGAGCGCGGTGAGCCGATCCTCCAGGTGCGCAACCTGGTCAAGCACTTCCCGCTGACCCAGGGCATCCTGTTCAAGCGTCAGATCGGCGCGGTCAAGGCCGTGGACGGGATCTCCTTCGACCTCTACCAGGGCGAGACGCTCGGCATCGTGGGCGAGTCCGGCTGTGGCAAGTCCACGGTCGCCAAGCTGCTGATGATGCTGGAGAAGGCGACCTCGGGCGAGATCTTCTACAAGGGCCAGGACATCACCAAGCTGTCCGGGCGGGCGCTGAAGGCGGTCCGCCGGAACATCCAGATGGTGTTCCAGGACCCGTACACCTCGCTCAACCCCCGTATGACGGTGGGCGACATCATCGGGGAGACCTTCGAGATCCACCCCGAGGTGGCGCCGAAGGGCGACCGCCGCCGCAAGGTCCAGGACCTTCTGGACGTCGTCGGCCTCAACCCCGAGTACATCAACCGCTACCCGCACCAGTTCTCGGGCGGTCAGCGCCAGCGCATCGGCATCGCCCGCGGCCTGGCCCTGAACCCCGAGATCATCATCTGCGACGAGCCGGTCTCCGCGCTGGACGTGTCCGTCCAGGCGCAGGTCATCAACCTGATGGAGAAGCTGCAGAACGAGTTCAACCTCTCGTACCTCTTCATCGCGCACGACCTGTCGATCGTCCGGCACATCTCGGACCGCGTGGGTGTGATGTACCTCGGCAAGATGGCCGAGATCGGCACGGACACGGAGATCTACGACCACCCGACGCACCCCTACACCCAGGCGCTGCTGTCGGCCGTCCCGGTCCCCGACCCGGAGTCCCGTGAGGGCCGCGAGCGGATCATCCTCACCGGCGACGTCCCGTCCCCGGCCAACCCGCCCTCGGGCTGCCGCTTCCGCACCCGCTGCTGGAAGGCCGAGGACAAGTGCGCCCAGGAGGTCCCGCTCCTGGCGGTCCCCGAGCGTTTCAAGGGCGAGGACACCCCGGCGGCCCACGAGTCCGCCTGCCACTTCGCGGAGGAGAAGGACGTGGTCCACGCGGCCTGA
- a CDS encoding DUF397 domain-containing protein — MIRKTSSGDTSGLAWFKSSYSSGSEGDSCVEVATEPGTVHVRDSKNADGPRLAFEPAAWAGFVPYAVGS, encoded by the coding sequence ATGATCCGCAAGACCTCGTCCGGAGACACCTCCGGACTGGCGTGGTTCAAGAGCAGCTACAGCAGCGGCAGTGAAGGCGACTCCTGCGTCGAGGTCGCCACAGAACCCGGCACCGTCCACGTCCGTGACTCCAAGAACGCTGACGGCCCCCGGCTGGCCTTCGAACCCGCCGCGTGGGCCGGCTTCGTGCCGTACGCGGTCGGGAGCTGA
- a CDS encoding ABC transporter ATP-binding protein, giving the protein MTIIDETAESPSADGSQGAGRPLLEVRDLHVEFRTRDGVAKAVNGVNYSVAAGETLAVLGESGSGKSVTAQAIMGILDMPPGSIPKGEILFRGQDMLKMSGEERRKIRGNKIAMIFQDALSSLNPVLSVGYQLGEMFRVHQGMSKKDAKAKAIELMDRVKIPAAKERVGDYPHQFSGGMRQRIMIAMALALEPDLIIADEPTTALDVTVQAQVMDLLAELQREYNMGLILITHDLGVVADVADKIAVMYAGRIVETAPVHELYKRPAHPYTKGLLESIPRLDQKGQDLYAIKGLPPNLTRIPSGCAFNPRCPQAQDICRTDIPPLHPVTERDGGELTGRGSACHFWKETIHG; this is encoded by the coding sequence GTGACCATCATCGATGAAACGGCCGAGAGCCCCTCGGCAGACGGCTCGCAGGGCGCGGGCCGCCCGCTGCTCGAAGTCCGCGACCTGCACGTGGAGTTCCGCACCCGTGACGGCGTGGCCAAGGCCGTCAACGGCGTCAACTACTCCGTCGCCGCGGGTGAGACGCTCGCCGTCCTCGGCGAGTCCGGCTCCGGCAAGTCCGTCACCGCCCAGGCCATCATGGGCATCCTCGACATGCCGCCCGGCAGCATCCCCAAGGGAGAGATCCTCTTCCGCGGTCAGGACATGCTGAAGATGTCCGGCGAAGAGCGCCGGAAGATCCGCGGCAACAAGATCGCGATGATCTTCCAGGACGCGCTCTCCTCGCTGAACCCGGTGCTCTCGGTGGGCTACCAGCTCGGCGAGATGTTCCGTGTGCACCAGGGCATGTCCAAGAAGGACGCCAAGGCCAAGGCGATCGAGCTGATGGACCGGGTGAAGATCCCGGCCGCGAAGGAGCGCGTCGGGGACTACCCGCACCAGTTCTCCGGCGGTATGCGCCAGCGCATCATGATCGCCATGGCGCTCGCGCTGGAGCCGGACCTGATCATCGCCGACGAGCCGACCACGGCCCTCGACGTGACGGTCCAGGCCCAGGTGATGGACCTGCTCGCGGAGCTGCAGCGCGAGTACAACATGGGCCTGATCCTGATCACCCACGACCTCGGCGTCGTCGCCGACGTCGCGGACAAGATCGCGGTGATGTACGCCGGCCGGATCGTGGAGACCGCCCCGGTGCACGAGCTGTACAAGCGGCCCGCGCACCCCTACACCAAGGGTCTGCTGGAGTCGATCCCGCGCCTGGACCAGAAGGGCCAGGACCTGTACGCGATCAAGGGCCTGCCGCCCAACCTGACGCGTATCCCGTCCGGCTGCGCCTTCAACCCGCGGTGCCCGCAGGCGCAGGACATCTGCCGTACGGACATCCCGCCGCTGCACCCCGTCACCGAGCGGGACGGCGGCGAGCTGACCGGCCGCGGCAGCGCGTGCCACTTCTGGAAGGAGACGATCCATGGCTGA
- a CDS encoding helix-turn-helix domain-containing protein — protein sequence MSVNGEAVRVRTETEQADEPGWEVDPDDDWALAVVTTVGRQLRLRREAAGMRVGEFAVAIGYGEDLVYKIEGGKRIPRPEYLDTADGVLDAAGLISAMKEDVKRVRYPKKVRDLAQMEARAVELQLYDPLNVHGLLQTPECARALLTMRRPAYSAEEVERFIAARVARKAIFERDPAPDLSFVLEEWTLRRPLGGRAVLRGQLEHLLEAAQLRNVELQVMPIEREAHAGVDGSIEVLKFEDGSAIGRSPAVTNGRPVSDLRQLRILELRYGIIRAQALTPPESTAFIEQLLGET from the coding sequence ATGTCGGTGAACGGCGAGGCGGTGCGGGTCAGGACCGAGACGGAGCAGGCCGACGAGCCGGGCTGGGAGGTGGACCCGGACGACGACTGGGCGCTCGCCGTAGTGACCACGGTGGGCAGGCAGTTGAGGCTCCGCCGTGAGGCTGCGGGGATGCGGGTCGGGGAGTTCGCGGTGGCGATCGGTTACGGCGAGGACCTCGTCTACAAGATCGAGGGCGGCAAGCGGATCCCCCGGCCCGAATATCTGGACACGGCGGACGGGGTGCTGGACGCCGCTGGCCTCATCTCGGCGATGAAGGAGGACGTGAAGAGGGTCCGGTACCCGAAGAAGGTCCGGGATCTGGCGCAGATGGAGGCGCGGGCGGTGGAGCTTCAGCTCTACGATCCGCTGAACGTCCATGGCCTGTTGCAGACTCCGGAGTGCGCTCGCGCCCTGTTGACCATGCGACGTCCCGCCTACTCGGCGGAGGAGGTGGAGCGGTTCATCGCAGCACGCGTAGCGCGCAAGGCGATCTTCGAGCGAGACCCGGCACCCGACCTCAGCTTCGTCCTGGAGGAGTGGACACTTCGGCGACCCCTGGGGGGACGAGCAGTCCTGCGCGGTCAACTCGAACATCTGCTTGAAGCAGCCCAGTTGCGCAACGTCGAGCTTCAGGTGATGCCGATCGAACGGGAAGCCCATGCCGGCGTGGACGGCAGCATCGAGGTGCTCAAGTTCGAGGACGGGTCAGCGATCGGGCGATCACCAGCAGTGACCAACGGACGACCGGTGTCCGACCTGCGGCAGCTCCGTATCCTGGAACTCCGCTATGGCATCATCCGGGCTCAGGCGCTCACACCACCGGAGTCGACTGCCTTCATCGAACAACTGCTGGGGGAGACATGA
- a CDS encoding epoxide hydrolase family protein, with the protein MPRPTRDVHAFEAHATDADLDDLRARLAAARLPEPETVPCAAPGPRRWDQGVPLADLVDVVTYWRTEYDWRSFEERLDRVGQFRTTIDDLGIHFLHRRSARADATPLILTHGWPGSIAEFIDVVEELADPDDADAPAFHVVAPSLPGFGYSDKPAATGWGTEKIAAAWVELMGRLGYSRFLAHGGDWGGNITTVLGGRFPEHVLGIHTTFAEGPPGLTTDGLTPLERTWAEETRTFWRHHAAYAKQQATRPQTIGYSLVDSPVGLLAWILDKFAEWSDTQDSPFETISRDSVLDDVTLYWLTRTGASAARIYYESHNSLDPGLRVDVPSAVTMYPGDVEKCPRPWAQERYRQIVRWRSPQSGGHFPSLEVPEYFVEDLREGLAAVLAAHR; encoded by the coding sequence ATGCCCCGCCCGACCCGCGACGTGCACGCATTCGAAGCCCACGCGACCGATGCCGACCTCGACGATCTGCGCGCGCGGCTGGCCGCGGCGCGGCTGCCGGAGCCCGAGACGGTCCCATGCGCCGCGCCCGGCCCCCGCCGGTGGGATCAGGGTGTTCCGCTCGCCGACCTCGTCGACGTCGTGACCTATTGGCGCACCGAGTACGACTGGCGGTCGTTCGAGGAGCGCCTCGACCGGGTCGGCCAGTTCCGCACGACCATCGATGATCTGGGCATTCACTTCCTGCACCGCCGGTCCGCGCGGGCAGACGCCACCCCTCTGATCCTGACCCACGGCTGGCCGGGCAGCATCGCCGAGTTCATCGACGTGGTGGAGGAGCTGGCGGATCCGGACGACGCGGACGCGCCGGCGTTCCACGTCGTGGCCCCGTCCCTGCCGGGCTTCGGCTACAGCGACAAGCCGGCCGCCACCGGTTGGGGAACCGAGAAGATCGCGGCCGCCTGGGTGGAACTGATGGGACGGCTCGGCTACAGCAGGTTCCTGGCCCACGGCGGCGACTGGGGAGGGAACATCACCACCGTCCTCGGCGGCAGGTTCCCGGAGCACGTTCTCGGCATCCACACCACGTTCGCGGAGGGACCGCCCGGTCTGACGACGGACGGGCTGACGCCGCTCGAACGCACATGGGCCGAGGAGACCCGCACTTTCTGGCGCCACCACGCGGCGTACGCGAAGCAGCAGGCGACCCGGCCGCAGACCATCGGCTACTCGCTCGTCGACTCACCGGTGGGGCTCCTCGCGTGGATCCTCGACAAGTTCGCCGAGTGGTCGGACACCCAGGACAGCCCGTTCGAGACGATCTCCCGGGACAGCGTTCTGGACGACGTCACTCTCTACTGGCTGACGCGGACCGGTGCGTCGGCGGCCCGCATCTACTACGAGAGCCACAACTCGCTCGATCCCGGACTCCGGGTCGACGTCCCGTCGGCCGTCACCATGTATCCCGGCGACGTCGAGAAGTGCCCGCGCCCCTGGGCACAGGAGCGGTACCGGCAGATCGTCCGGTGGAGGTCACCGCAGAGCGGGGGGCACTTCCCGTCGCTGGAGGTCCCCGAGTACTTCGTCGAGGACCTGCGGGAAGGCCTCGCGGCCGTGCTGGCCGCTCACCGGTGA